Proteins from a single region of Hordeum vulgare subsp. vulgare chromosome 6H, MorexV3_pseudomolecules_assembly, whole genome shotgun sequence:
- the LOC123401533 gene encoding uncharacterized protein LOC123401533 → MEGHILSAKDISIIKFAMESLKSDRPKMHLQGLQMLDSFLKKEPFRTMTISKFTSSTDTVATLLNMLELTSEAGYRDIRLFAAKVLAELAVSLRVAPIPGAMQGIASLLHTVHRMKVKDSILYIDSQEPKQETPIQPADTDREEHHNCPPLKFWKQMAIYCLIPVEEPSKLIDGQNSSCILKFWKYITRWCSVPEEEQQVDHDFLPVLGMIILERLSSFDIENCTKISKAGLVSTIIEFTSSRIVLENINEAHHRLLKGSALKVLRRLASIEGRFGVKLRHEISEHPFLLRNLAGILDDNGSCSQQLKELAAEILRDLAMDGNTRQEIGHFQAIISRLVHAFLRRDVVPSVTDSDKSLQIIAGQALTVLSVESPSNCLAISAEAGYAFIKELTTMIHADRYKYTAASLLQNMCVHAQSMLSKADLKELSHILPEVPNLQFTYVSATNPQIPTNISLRKTSIHPCKCLHQHTCSCAFSCIAF, encoded by the coding sequence ATGGAAGGGCATATACTTTCTGCAAAAGATATCAGCATCATCAAATTTGCAATGGAATCTTTGAAATCGGATAGACCCAAGATGCACCTCCAAGGGCTTCAGATGCTCGACAGTTTTCTGAAAAAGGAGCCCTTCAGGACTATGACCATCTCGAAATTCACCAGCTCCACCGACACAGTTGCCACATTGCTCAACATGTTAGAGTTGACAAGTGAAGCAGGATACAGAGATATCAGATTATTTGCTGCAAAGGTCCTCGCCGAGCTTGCTGTGAGCCTCCGAGTTGCCCCTATCCCTGGGGCAATGCAGGGTATAGCCTCACTTCTACACACTGTTCACCGTATGAAAGTAAAAGATTCCATTCTGTACATTGATAGCCAAGAGCCAAAACAAGAAACCCCAATCCAGCCAGCTGACACTGACAGGGAAGAACATCACAACTGTCCTCCACTCAAATTCTGGAAACAGATGGCAATATACTGCTTGATTCCTGTGGAGGAGCCATCTAAATTAATAGATGGACAAAACTCCAGCTGTATACTGAAATTTTGGAAGTACATTACAAGATGGTGTTCTGTTCCAGAGGAGGAGCAACAGGTGGACCATGATTTCCTCCCTGTACTGGgcatgataattcttgaaaggctTAGCTCCTTTGATATTGAAAATTGCACGAAAATCAGCAAAGCAGGCCTTGTCTCGACGATCATAGAATTTACAAGCAGCAGAATCGTCCTTGAAAACATAAATGAGGCGCATCACAGGCTGCTGAAAGGTTCAGCGTTGAAGGTGCTGAGAAGACTAGCAAGCATTGAAGGGAGGTTTGGTGTAAAACTGCGCCACGAAATTTCAGAGCATCCTTTCCTTCTGCGCAATCTTGCAGGGATCTTGGATGACAATGGGAGCTGCAGCCAACAACTTAAGGAGTTGGCAGCAGAGATCCTTAGAGACCTTGCCATGGATGGAAACACAAGGCAGGAGATTGGGCACTTCCAAGCTATCATTAGCAGGCTGGTGCATGCATTTCTTAGACGAGATGTTGTGCCCTCGGTCACTGATTCAGACAAGTCCCTGCAAATTATAGCCGGTCAAGCACTAACAGTGTTATCAGTGGAGAGCCCCAGTAACTGTTTGGCTATCTCGGCGGAAGCAGGGTATGCGTTCATCAAGGAACTCACCACTATGATCCATGCTGACAGGTACAAGTACacagcagcaagcctgttgcagAACATGTGTGTGCATGCTCAATCCATGCTCAGCAAAGCAGACCTCAAGGAGCTCTCACACATCTTGCCAGAGGTACCTAACTTACAATTTACATACGTCTCTGCAACCAATCCTCAGATTCCTACAAATATATCGCTACGAAAAACTAGCATACATCCATGCAAGTGTTTGCACCAACATACATGTTCATGTGCGTTTTCTTGCATTGCATTCTAA
- the LOC123402976 gene encoding rop guanine nucleotide exchange factor 3-like: protein MGDSSAFPGFHSHSYDRDYARPLFRVASFSSERGDEHEHSPRGRTASFKVVPAPSRLSQAMSKLSMKKLQQAVDDNSVEDEEMELIKEKYTKLLLGEDMSGGGKGVCTAVAISNAITNLYATVFGTCHRLQSLPPEKRSMWNREMDCLLSICEYIVEFAPTVQARPDGSTHDVMATSPRSDILMNLPALEKLETMLLGILDSFDKAEFWYADQRKQSFSETNKSSFKRNEDKWWHPEPCVPESGLSDSLHRELQHKRDQASQIHKMAMEINNAILSEMQIPSSYIETLPKTGKVGTGDAIYRYMSSGDQFSPDHLLDFLNLSSEHEALEIADRVEAAMYVWRRKASMTHVVTKWENVTELNADGDKNLILASRARSLLLCLKQRFPGLSQTTLDTSKIHYNKDIGQAILESYSRVLESLAYSIVSWIDDVLLADENAKQGNSTRIQKQVFNHVSPQR, encoded by the exons atgggCGACAGCTCGGCCTTCCCGGGCTTCCACAGCCACAGCTACGACCGCGACTACGCGCGCCCGCTGTTCCGcgtcgcctccttctcctccgaGAGAGGCGACGAGCACGAGCATTCGCCACGAGGGCGCACGGCGTCGTTCAAGGTGGTGCCCGCGCCGTCGCGCCTCTCGCAGGCGATGAGCAAGCTGAGCATGAAGAAGCTTCAGCAGGCCGTCGACGACAACTCCGTGGAAGATGAAG AAATGGAGCTCATAAAGGAGAAATACACCAAGCTGCTTCTCGGGGAGGACATGTCAGGCGGCGGCAAGGGCGTCTGTACCGCCGTGGCCATCTCCAACGCCATCACCAACCTATATG caaCTGTGTTTGGGACCTGCCACAGATTGCAGTCACTGCCTCCTGAGAAGAGATCAATGTGGAACCGGGAGATGGACTGCCTCCTCTCCATCTGCGAATACATCGTCGAGTTCGCACCAACGGTCCAGGCCAGACCCGACGGAAGCACACACGAT GTGATGGCAACCTCACCGCGATCAGACATTCTGATGAACCTTCCGGCACTTGAGAAGCTAGAAACCATGCTCCTT GGTATATTGGACAGCTTTGACAAGGCAGAGTTCTGGTATGCAGACCAGAGGAAGCAGTCCTTCAGCGAAACCAACAAGTCGTCGTTCAAGCGCAACGAGGATAAATGGTGGCACCCCGAGCCATGTGTGCCGGAATCAGGCCTGTCCGATTCTCTCCACCGTGAGCTGCAGCACAAGAGGGACCAAGCTAGCCAGATCCACAAGATGGCCATGGAGATCAACAATGCCATCCTCTCCGAAATGCAAATCCCATCCTCATACATAGAAACGCTTCCCAAG ACTGGGAAAGTCGGGACAGGCGACGCCATATACCGGTACATGTCCTCAGGGGATCAGTTCTCACCGGATCACCTCCTCGACTTCCTCAACTTGAGCTCCGAGCACGAGGCGCTTGAGATCGCCGACCGTGTCGAGGCTGCTATGTACGTGTGGAGAAGGAAAGCTAGCATGACCCACGTGGTGACCAAATGGGAGAATGTTACCGAGCTGAATGCCGATGGGGACAAGAATTTGATCCTAGCAAGCAGGGCCAGGAGCCTGCTGCTGTGCTTGAAACAAAGGTTTCCAGGCCTCTCACAGACCACCCTCGACACAAGCAAGATTCACTACAATAAG GATATTGGACAAGCAATACTTGAAAGCTACTCAAGGGTGCTCGAAAGTTTGGCCTACAGCATTGTCTCATGGATAGATGATGTCCTCCTTGCAGATGAAAATGCAAAGCAAGGGAATAGCACCAGAATACAGAAGCAAGTGTTCAACCATGTCTCTCCTCAACGCTGA
- the LOC123405901 gene encoding uncharacterized protein LOC123405901, with the protein MEPSPSPSPPQASPSSAVRVLSRAPPPASAPSSAAASPPHDGGVVVVGFVGAAGSAAARLADRILDAPVFSPGGSARTLAGGVRYHRDGDKRMVFLHLASPPPTPPREAGGGSSGDLPEMLFMFSVCHVIIFLQEGFRFDTHILKNFRLLQSSKHAFAPFVRSLVAPGAPSKAAPSGTPGTPSKATPSGTPTRPTRRASSISPPSRRGGHSGRQPSAISLMSGTGSHASVLPGQCIPVVLFVFEDDIIDGPSAATNLDDMGETSSSNQASGTSKGSGSVVMLARPANKSEGSFTKKLHSSLEGQIRILLKRCRTLTGLDSGHNGSRGAVNVSHLPLFSFDTSRVVALLDRSINKKQEPLDIIAGLFEDSFSSKSMLDVASLENNCQSANHEDVQLIKDFIFRQSDGLRGKGGYSGNASAGSVAGVGMVAVAAAAAAASASSGKPVSVPDLPSFDKWFSISTSILSGLISAKDGIDNSESMRGSSTHRSSSLKNEQSSAIETALSCLESNKGLNMKFSSSWCQKVLPVAKEVYLKDLPDFYPTSVHEVQLQKALRSFHSTVKGPAVKVFSKKLEDECKTIWEAGRQQCDAVSLTRRPCKHQRHGKLSSSAAVEQHSSGYVFLHACACGRSRRLRDDPFDFETANVSFNCFSNCEDLLPTLVLPRGVDAGSFPASSWRLVRLGGARYYKPTKGLLQAGFCSKGKYLLKWTISLGKGQNGTHATTKSSSMTSNVNPQIPPAVSREVKSITTQVTPEIRSAKLENPRKQPEVQSTNNSAISFGKGLPNFAMKKPFAEVVAGSTTKDSEFPALQLKRPPKPVSRKDERQVSVAEQTNGRTNAALSQGPVAENESEKMSKNMSSETADGKPFLQIGSNIVPVSVGNETKEAAQTVQQFVVYVGFEHECSYGHRFLLSEKYLKEIDYERSYQNNEAESKHSSHKLPPNASKSAATTGNVNNGRKANRPMESSGRNSRQQLLQPGTDGDTLRPAHILSEPHNVRKGEHSLQYVTADDGGEAYSLLNRNLPIYMHCPHCKTSDGKGHQDVKAAGAVSQLQRIFIVTPDFPVLLASCPIVQFERSCLPSNVSDRDQQGSFSLGCRVLLPPESFLTLRLPFVYGTETRDGSTCPLKYLEQQPELTAWLVGGTALQIVSAGHVAEKEANVL; encoded by the exons ATggagccgtcgccgtcgccgtcgccgcctcaGGCGTCCCCCTCCTCCGCCGTGCGGGTACTCTCCCGCGCGCCTCCCCCCGCCTCCGCCCCCTCCTCGGCTGCCGCCTCGCCGCCGcacgacggcggcgtggtcgttGTCGGTTTCGTGGGCGCCGCGGGGAGCGCCGCCGCGCGCCTCGCCGACCGGATCCTCGACGCCCCCGTGTTCTCCCCGGGCGGCTCGGCCAGGACCCTCGCCGGGGGCGTCAGGTACCACCGCGACGGGGACAAAAGGATGGTcttcctccacctcgcctccccgccCCCGACCCCGCCGCGGGAGGCGGGAGGCGGAAGCAGCGGCGACCTCCCGGAGATGCTCTTCATGTTCTCG GTTTGCCATGTAATAATATTTCTCCAAGAAGGCTTCCGGTTCGACACACACATCTTGAAGAATTTTAGGCTGCTGCAATCTTCCAAGCATGCTTTTGCACCATTCGTGAGATCACTAGTAGCACCGGGAGCACCATCCAAAGCTGCCCCTTCTGGCACACCGGGGACACCATCCAAAGCTACCCCTTCTGGTACCCCGACTCGACCTACCCGCAGGGCTTCATCAATCTCCCCTCCGTCACGCCGTGGAGGTCACTCGGGACGCCAACCCTCAGCCATCTCGTTGATGTCAGGAACCGGTTCACATGCTTCTGTGTTGCCAGGTCAATGCATCCCTGTTGTCCTCTTTGTCTTTGAGGATGATATCATTGATGGTCCAAGTGCTGCAACAAATTTGGATGATATGggggagacatcttcatcaaatcaggcttctggtacttcaaaaggtTCTGGCTCAGTGGTAATGCTCGCCCGACCTGCCAACAAATCTGAGGGTAGTTTCACCAAGAAGCTGCATTCCTCTCTGGAAGGGCAGATCCGTATCTTGCTGAAGAGGTGTCGGACACTTACCGGTCTGGATTCAGGGCATAATGGTTCAAGGGGTGCTGTTAACGTGAGCCATCTTCCTTTGTTCTCATTTGATACATCCAGAGTTGTTGCCCTGTTGGACCGGTCAATTAATAAGAAACAAGAGCCACTGGATATCATCGCAGGACTGTTTGAAGATTCTTTCAGCTCCAAGTCAATGTTGGATGTTGCTTCATTAGAAAATAACTGCCAATCTGCAAACCACGAAGATGTTCAGTTGATCAAGGATTTTATATTTCGGCAGTCCGATGGACTGAGAGGGAAAGGTGGGTATTCAGGCAATGCGTCTGCTGGCTCTGTTGCTGGTGTCGGTATGGTGGCTGTGgcagcagctgcagcagctgCATCCGCATCATCTGGGAAGCCAGTTAGTGTTCCTGATCTCCCTAGTTTTGATAAATGGTTCTCCATTAGTACATCTATTCTATCTGGACTTATTAGTGCAAAAGATGGGATCGATAATTCCGAAAGTATGAGGGGATCATCTACTCATAGAAGTTCTAGTTTGAAGAATGAACAATCTAGTGCTATTGAAACTGCTTTATCTTGCTTGGAAAGCAACAAGGGGCTTAACATGAAATTTTCCTCATCGTGGTGCCAAAAGGTGCTTCCAGTTGCTAAGGAGGTGTACTTGAAAGATTTGCCTGACTTTTACCCAACTAGCGTGCATGAAGTGCAGCTACAGAAAGCATTGCGATCCTTTCACTCAACAGTCAAAGGACCGGCtgttaaggtattctccaagaagcTAGAAGATGAATGCAAGACAATCTGGGAAGCTGGAAGGCAGCAATGCGATGCTGTCAGCCTTACTCGCAGGCCATGCAAGCACCAGCGTCATGGTAAATTATCTTCATCAGCTGCTGTCGAACAGCATTCTAGTGGATACGTCTTCCTCCATGCATGTGCCTGTGGACGGTCACGTCGCCTTAGAGATGATCCTTTTGACTTTGAGACAGCAAATGTATCATTTAACTGCTTCTCCAATTGTGAAGATCTACTACCCACCCTTGTGCTACCGAGGGGGGTTGATGCTGGTTCATTTCCGGCATCCTCTTGGCGTTTGGTGCGCCTCGGAGGAGCAAGATATTATAAGCCAACGAAAGGATTGCTCCAAGCTGGATTTTGCTCAAAGGGCAAGTATCTTTTGAAGTGGACAATATCGCTTGGCAAAGGACAAAATGGCACCCATGCTACCACTAAATCTTCCTCCATGACATCTAATGTGAACCCCCAGATTCCACCTGCTGTTTCTAGAGAAGTGAAGTCCATTACAACCCAAGTCACACCAGAAATTAGATCTGCGAAGCTTGAAAATCCCAGAAAACAACCTGAAGTGCAATCAACAAACAACTCAGCTATTAGTTTTGGTAAAGGTCTTCCAAATTTTGCTATGAAAAAGCCTTTTGCTGAAGTTGTTGCTGGCAGCACAACTAAAGATTCTGAGTTTCCTGCTCTCCAGCTGAAGAGACCACCAAAACCTGTCAGCCGAAAAGATGAACGGCAAGTGAGTGTAGCGGAACAGACAAATGGCCGAACCAATGCAGCTCTCAGTCAAGGACCTGTAGCTGAAAATGAATCTGAGAAGATGAGCAAAAATATGAGTAGTGAAACTGCTGATGGGAAGCCCTTTCTACAGATCGGGAGCAACATAGTGCCAGTTAGTGTTGGAAATGAGACTAAAGAAGCTGCTCAAACCGTACAACAGTTTGTAGTATATGTGGGATTTGAGCATGAGTGCTCGTACGGTCACCGTTTCTTACTGTCAGAGAAGTATCTCAAGGAGATTGATTATGAAAGATCTTATCAAAACAATGAAGCAGAAAGTAAACACAGTTCACACAAGTTGCCCCCAAATGCATCTAAGTCGGCAGCAACTACAGGAAATGTAAACAATGGGCGGAAAGCCAATAGGCCAATGGAATCATCAGGGAGAAATAGCAGGCAGCAATTGCTTCAGCCTGGCACTGATGGGGATACCTTGCGGCCTGCTCATATTCTTTCAGAACCACATAATGTCAGAAAGGGAGAGCATTCTCTTCAATACGTTACAGctgatgatggtggagaagcaTATTCACTGTTGAACAGAAATCTGCCAATATATATGCACTGCCCACATTGCAAGACCTCAGATGGGAAGGGGCATCAAGATGTAAAGGCTGCTGGTGCTGTGTCACAACTTCAACGGATTTTTATC GTGACGCCTGATTTCCCTGTTCTGTTGGCTAGCTGCCCAATCGTGCAGTTTGAG AGGTCATGCCTGCCATCAAATGTATCTGACCGTGATCAACAAGGATCGTTCAGCCTTGGATGTCGAGTTCTCCTTCCACCCGAGAGCTTTCTTACCTTGCGGCTTCCATTCGTGTACGGTACCGAGACAAGGGATGGAAGCACATGCCCACTCAAATACCTCGAGCAGCAACCAGAGCTCACAGCATGGCTTGTCGGAGGCACAGCTTTGCAGATCGTGTCAGCAGGACACGTCGCCGAGAAAGAAGCCAACGTGTTGTGA